The following proteins are co-located in the Candidatus Nitrotoga sp. AM1P genome:
- the tadA gene encoding tRNA adenosine(34) deaminase TadA — translation MRNDDDFMRVALALAKQAELSGEVPVGAIVVKDGAIIGRGSNAPISRHDPSAHAELLALREAAQHLGNYRLVGCELFVTLEPCVMCVGAIFHARIARVVFGASDFKTGACGSVLNLFAEQRLNHHAEITVGVLAEECGQVLSNFFAARRAQKQESGSVK, via the coding sequence ATGAGAAACGATGACGATTTTATGCGCGTCGCTCTGGCGCTGGCGAAGCAAGCCGAGCTATCGGGAGAGGTTCCGGTGGGTGCTATTGTAGTGAAGGATGGCGCTATCATAGGGCGTGGAAGCAATGCGCCGATCAGTCGCCATGATCCTTCCGCGCATGCTGAGTTGCTGGCCTTGCGAGAAGCGGCACAACATCTGGGCAATTATCGGCTGGTTGGCTGTGAATTATTCGTTACGCTGGAACCTTGCGTGATGTGTGTCGGCGCCATATTCCATGCACGCATTGCACGTGTAGTGTTTGGGGCGAGTGATTTTAAGACCGGTGCGTGTGGCAGTGTGCTTAATTTGTTCGCTGAGCAGCGCTTGAATCATCATGCTGAAATAACTGTCGGAGTACTTGCTGAAGAATGCGGGCAAGTATTGAGTAATTTTTTTGCTGCGCGCCGTGCGCAAAAACAAGAAAGTGGTTCGGTGAAGTAA